The following proteins are encoded in a genomic region of Alphaproteobacteria bacterium:
- a CDS encoding patatin-like phospholipase family protein has product MKITLNSKVAMLSLVLCLTASSAFTMQDSGGDSSDQSSVFNLRSSSPVPKCGERTTSSPSGDLIVDELRDAFKDSVSLSMFAHSNIKDQIQINLSKLTGHSDTRRILQLDGGGVRGLFSILELCVLEEIINLPSEAKFKLLAQKEKRIQESGRKDDLTRLYIRDLFDVGTGTSTGSILTAGLFSMTNLSAIEVAQLYTRFGCKIFDEHRRLALPGINIGLISATYGNEGLSQLLADYFSNATLQDVHKPIYIVALNESKQEAAVFSTNKMHGDLDELHKTPLREAVLASSSAPTFLPGINGVTKNGLAFLSDGGTVANNSAHLVYKKEIITHQNPYEIYSFGTGTTPPPDVRSVDSGALSVAKILENTLVASEKLAFTNCVDEINAVNSQLQYFVRINPRLDPGMNKLDDTSQAYVQYAIQKAFSVTLGPVFADMVARLGFSIPEAQSLKIIHSTIQHKLGALSSVKYDGLSKKYEKEFVLKKVKDLDTRFLRSLYVIDPATQELKQMSKVENEQFKGDLIKAAEADIKAHGETWSGMIWSADGEFVKEIIQRSDAFHDLMENVEKCPMDQFRLLIADEKQPLFTKEQVAKLNDMASKEAPGLTARVRSAIINNVPQLNATNATIGMLTLFNPLAGAAAVVGKALNRSYSQTSSYGEQSPQNIMAFNILQKFIECCETGQEFNYMAYNSPYMNLPSLIFWTNYLSGIKDQLSLADINKFRENFTRYINHISTEHSTSLRFNALLEGLDLYIAKNHFPEEIL; this is encoded by the coding sequence ATGAAAATAACTTTAAATTCGAAAGTAGCAATGCTATCATTAGTACTTTGCTTGACAGCATCTTCTGCATTTACCATGCAAGATAGCGGAGGAGATTCTTCTGACCAAAGTTCGGTCTTCAACTTAAGATCATCTTCTCCCGTCCCTAAATGCGGTGAGAGAACAACCAGCTCCCCTTCCGGTGATCTTATTGTGGATGAACTGAGAGATGCATTTAAAGATTCGGTTTCTTTATCAATGTTTGCCCATAGTAATATAAAAGACCAGATACAAATCAATTTATCAAAACTTACAGGTCATAGTGACACTCGTCGCATATTACAGCTTGATGGGGGCGGTGTTCGAGGTTTGTTCTCAATCCTTGAGCTCTGTGTTTTGGAAGAAATCATTAACCTCCCTTCGGAAGCAAAATTTAAGTTATTAGCTCAAAAAGAAAAGAGAATTCAAGAATCGGGTAGAAAGGATGACCTAACACGCCTCTACATTAGAGACCTATTTGATGTTGGTACCGGAACCTCTACTGGATCCATTTTAACCGCGGGTTTGTTTTCTATGACGAACCTATCTGCTATCGAAGTTGCCCAACTTTATACACGATTCGGATGTAAGATTTTTGATGAACACAGGAGATTGGCACTCCCTGGCATTAATATTGGCTTAATTTCAGCAACTTATGGAAATGAGGGGCTCTCTCAATTGCTCGCAGATTACTTTTCCAATGCCACTTTACAAGATGTACACAAACCGATATACATCGTTGCCCTTAACGAAAGCAAGCAAGAAGCAGCTGTTTTCTCTACGAACAAAATGCATGGTGATCTAGATGAATTACATAAGACGCCCTTACGGGAAGCGGTGCTTGCATCTTCTTCTGCCCCTACATTTCTTCCAGGCATCAATGGGGTAACAAAAAATGGTCTTGCCTTTCTATCAGATGGTGGAACAGTAGCAAATAATTCGGCTCACCTAGTTTATAAAAAAGAAATAATAACGCATCAAAATCCGTATGAAATATATTCATTTGGTACAGGAACCACACCACCACCTGACGTACGTTCGGTAGATTCCGGAGCTCTTAGCGTTGCAAAGATTCTGGAAAACACATTGGTGGCTTCCGAAAAGTTAGCCTTTACGAATTGTGTTGATGAAATTAATGCAGTCAATTCTCAACTTCAATACTTTGTTCGAATTAACCCAAGACTTGATCCGGGCATGAACAAACTCGACGACACGAGTCAGGCTTATGTCCAGTATGCAATTCAAAAAGCGTTTAGTGTAACCCTTGGACCGGTCTTTGCTGATATGGTTGCTCGACTTGGTTTTTCAATCCCTGAAGCGCAGAGTCTGAAGATTATCCATTCTACGATCCAACACAAACTTGGGGCCCTATCTTCCGTTAAATATGATGGACTTTCGAAGAAGTATGAAAAAGAATTCGTTCTCAAAAAAGTTAAAGATCTCGATACACGATTCCTTCGATCACTTTACGTTATCGATCCGGCGACTCAAGAATTGAAACAGATGAGCAAAGTCGAAAATGAACAGTTTAAGGGCGATCTGATTAAAGCTGCCGAAGCAGATATCAAAGCTCATGGAGAAACATGGTCCGGAATGATTTGGAGCGCTGATGGAGAGTTTGTTAAGGAAATCATCCAAAGATCGGATGCTTTTCATGACTTAATGGAGAACGTTGAAAAATGTCCCATGGACCAATTTAGGTTGTTAATAGCTGACGAAAAGCAACCCTTGTTTACCAAGGAACAGGTTGCCAAATTAAATGACATGGCTTCAAAAGAAGCTCCGGGCTTAACAGCAAGGGTAAGAAGTGCAATCATAAATAATGTTCCACAACTCAACGCAACAAACGCTACGATCGGGATGTTAACTTTATTTAATCCATTAGCAGGTGCGGCAGCTGTGGTAGGAAAGGCTCTCAATCGTTCTTATAGTCAAACAAGTAGTTATGGTGAACAAAGCCCCCAAAATATAATGGCATTCAATATATTGCAGAAATTCATTGAGTGTTGTGAAACCGGACAGGAGTTCAACTATATGGCTTATAATAGTCCTTATATGAACCTCCCAAGTCTGATTTTCTGGACCAATTACCTAAGTGGCATAAAAGATCAACTTTCTCTCGCTGATATTAACAAATTCAGAGAAAATTTTACGCGCTACATAAACCATATATCAACTGAGCATTCTACTTCTTTGCGTTTCAATGCACTCTTGGAAGGTTTAGATTTATATATTGCTAAAAATCATTTTCCTGAAGAGATTTTGTGA
- a CDS encoding ABC transporter permease, which translates to MYIIALQMLFGDKGKYLAMVVGISFAALVMTQQPGIFVGLLSRTYSFVKDVSLPDIWVMDTGVQFV; encoded by the coding sequence ATGTATATAATTGCCTTACAAATGCTATTTGGTGACAAAGGAAAATACCTGGCAATGGTGGTGGGCATCTCCTTTGCTGCCCTTGTTATGACACAGCAACCTGGTATTTTTGTAGGATTATTAAGTCGAACATACAGTTTTGTGAAAGACGTCTCCTTACCGGATATTTGGGTTATGGATACTGGAGTTCAATTTGTTGA
- a CDS encoding type IV secretion system DNA-binding domain-containing protein — MSTKVVFSIEGAEIAEHMSKWLGVQEVSEAMENISYGMHQMRDGVSLVVTT, encoded by the coding sequence ATGAGCACAAAAGTCGTCTTCAGCATCGAAGGCGCCGAGATTGCCGAGCATATGTCTAAATGGCTGGGCGTTCAAGAAGTCTCTGAGGCCATGGAGAACATTTCCTATGGCATGCACCAAATGCGTGACGGCGTTTCCCTGGTTGTGACTACATAG
- a CDS encoding ABC transporter ATP-binding protein/permease has protein sequence MDNKEFPHSVLKFIIHFLRPYSRHFFGIIFISILWAAIRTIEPYIMKVVLDILEKSSTQYENLFYQLKTPMIIFILIRVFMNFMSRFHDYLWLKMMPNFNKNIVMRMTKYVQKHSLAYFQHHFGGSLISKISMIADTSETILNEFVYEFIFPLFSICIITVTMGFVSPKFALILIIWACIFVGISFFLSLRVQILSKELSEKSTTLIGKLIDSITNILAVRLFARRNYEIKVLESVAQEKVKKAEELGWNDLKRNAVMDIMSNFLIVILIYYLIVERQKGNISLGDFALILTLSLSVLDIVWEITHHYLKFVENFGKCSQALNTIVVPHAIKNNPTARPLIVKKGSIEFRDVSFTSDKGNPILRNINLKIAGKEKVGIVGQSGSGKTTLLNLLVRLMDVNNGYILVDGQDVKSVTQESLHQNITFIPQDPMLFHRTILENIQYGNLHASEEAIKDAARKSFAEGFINSFPKGFQTLVGERGSILSGGQRQRLAIARSILKNSKILLLDEATSALDSETEHYIQESLKDLMKDKTVLVVAHRLSTLQQMDRIIVLNNGMIVEEGTHRSLLIKGGYYAKFWHLQHARNST, from the coding sequence ATGGATAATAAAGAGTTTCCTCATAGTGTATTAAAATTTATAATCCACTTCTTACGACCTTACTCTAGGCATTTTTTTGGCATTATCTTTATATCTATTTTGTGGGCTGCAATTAGAACCATAGAGCCTTATATTATGAAGGTTGTTTTGGATATCCTGGAAAAATCATCTACACAATATGAGAATCTGTTTTATCAATTAAAAACACCCATGATTATTTTTATTCTCATAAGAGTTTTTATGAATTTTATGAGTCGCTTCCATGACTACTTATGGTTAAAAATGATGCCCAATTTTAACAAGAATATCGTGATGCGGATGACTAAGTATGTCCAGAAGCACTCCCTGGCCTACTTTCAGCATCATTTTGGCGGAAGTCTTATTAGTAAAATATCTATGATTGCCGATACCTCAGAAACGATTTTGAATGAGTTTGTTTATGAGTTCATTTTTCCCTTATTTTCCATTTGTATCATTACGGTGACAATGGGATTCGTAAGCCCAAAATTTGCTTTGATATTAATAATATGGGCTTGTATTTTTGTTGGCATCAGCTTTTTTCTATCATTACGTGTTCAAATACTGTCCAAAGAACTATCTGAAAAATCGACCACCCTCATCGGCAAGCTCATAGATAGCATCACCAACATACTCGCCGTTCGTTTGTTTGCGCGTCGCAATTACGAAATTAAAGTTTTAGAATCCGTCGCACAAGAAAAAGTCAAGAAAGCTGAAGAGCTGGGATGGAATGATCTTAAACGTAATGCAGTCATGGACATTATGTCAAATTTCCTGATCGTTATCTTAATTTACTATCTTATCGTCGAGCGCCAAAAGGGAAATATAAGCTTAGGGGACTTTGCTCTCATTTTAACACTATCTCTGTCTGTTCTGGATATTGTTTGGGAAATAACGCACCATTATCTGAAGTTCGTAGAAAATTTTGGGAAGTGTTCCCAAGCCTTAAATACGATCGTTGTACCCCATGCTATTAAAAACAACCCAACCGCACGACCTTTAATCGTTAAAAAGGGGTCTATTGAATTTAGAGACGTTTCCTTTACTTCAGATAAGGGAAATCCCATATTACGAAACATCAACTTAAAGATTGCAGGCAAAGAGAAGGTTGGTATCGTGGGTCAATCAGGTAGCGGAAAAACGACGCTATTAAATTTGCTCGTAAGACTAATGGATGTAAATAATGGTTATATATTAGTTGATGGTCAAGATGTGAAAAGTGTAACACAAGAGAGTCTTCATCAAAATATCACTTTTATACCACAAGACCCTATGCTTTTTCATCGAACAATCCTTGAAAACATCCAGTATGGTAACTTACATGCCTCAGAGGAAGCGATTAAAGATGCGGCCAGAAAATCCTTTGCTGAAGGATTTATAAACTCGTTCCCAAAAGGTTTCCAAACTCTTGTTGGGGAAAGGGGATCAATTTTATCCGGTGGTCAAAGACAACGTTTAGCAATTGCAAGATCTATTCTTAAGAATTCGAAGATTCTCCTTCTTGATGAAGCAACCTCGGCTCTAGATTCTGAAACTGAGCACTATATTCAAGAAAGTCTGAAAGATCTAATGAAAGATAAGACCGTATTGGTTGTTGCACATCGGCTATCAACACTCCAACAGATGGATCGAATTATTGTCCTAAATAATGGGATGATCGTTGAAGAAGGAACCCATAGATCCCTTCTTATCAAAGGGGGCTATTATGCTAAGTTTTGGCATTTGCAACATGCTAGAAATTCAACCTAA